In Nakamurella antarctica, the following are encoded in one genomic region:
- a CDS encoding GNAT family N-acetyltransferase, which produces MTVAAQPYRVMALTPAQFRARVDELLGVYVAAMGYPAYTHGQRRPLWLDHSNRVGFHGVVALDKQGSVLGMCFGYTGAADQWWHGEVRRGLTDTLVREWFTQYRELTELHVRPDTQGAGIGEALVRAFLAPSTEDVVLLSTPEGENRAWRLYRRLGFVDVLRRYQFAGDPRPFAILGRALPLPADRGLSADDAGGGAAVGGT; this is translated from the coding sequence ATGACGGTCGCGGCCCAGCCGTATCGAGTGATGGCATTGACACCCGCCCAGTTCCGCGCCAGGGTGGACGAACTTCTCGGCGTCTATGTTGCCGCAATGGGCTACCCGGCCTACACGCACGGGCAGCGGCGCCCGTTGTGGCTAGACCACAGTAACCGTGTCGGTTTCCATGGGGTGGTGGCGCTGGATAAACAGGGCAGCGTCTTAGGCATGTGCTTTGGGTACACCGGCGCAGCGGACCAGTGGTGGCACGGCGAAGTGCGGCGTGGTCTGACCGACACGCTCGTCCGGGAGTGGTTTACCCAGTACCGCGAACTCACCGAGTTGCATGTGCGCCCGGATACCCAGGGTGCGGGCATCGGCGAGGCCCTCGTCCGCGCTTTTCTTGCACCTTCCACGGAAGACGTGGTCCTACTCTCCACTCCCGAGGGCGAGAATCGCGCTTGGCGCCTTTATCGTCGTCTGGGATTCGTCGACGTCCTGCGGCGCTATCAATTTGCCGGTGACCCTCGACCTTTCGCGATCCTCGGCCGAGCCCTACCGCTACCAGCGGACCGCGGCCTGTCAGCCGATGATGCGGGTGGCGGCGCAGCAGTAGGCGGCACCTAA
- a CDS encoding SAV_6107 family HEPN domain-containing protein, which yields MGLSEPADRFAAAHLAALKMAAAILETRPRPTSRSFKHASAWVLLTKVTPELENWSNYFAAGSAKRKAAEAGITRFISAQDADDMVRQTAAFLEIAESMVGA from the coding sequence ATGGGACTAAGCGAGCCCGCAGACCGGTTCGCAGCTGCCCACTTGGCCGCACTGAAAATGGCCGCCGCCATTTTGGAAACGCGTCCTCGTCCAACATCCAGGTCCTTTAAGCACGCGAGCGCATGGGTGCTGTTAACCAAGGTGACACCAGAACTGGAAAACTGGTCGAACTATTTTGCCGCAGGCTCGGCCAAGCGAAAAGCGGCAGAGGCAGGAATTACCCGATTCATTTCGGCGCAAGATGCCGACGACATGGTGCGGCAAACAGCGGCTTTTCTTGAGATTGCTGAATCGATGGTGGGGGCATAG
- a CDS encoding ParA family protein — MLVASVLSLKGGVGKTTVTLGLASAARQRGISTVVVDLDPQSNATTTLEPQGFEATIADVLGNPTVAVMALAIRPSAWGESVRVLAGSEAAERHNNPDPSRTRLNRLRIGVGRIYPAPDLVLIDCPPSLGQLTRNGLVASDRAILVTEPALYAVTGVQRALEAVHDERVRSNPGLRPLGVVVNRARTRSVEQEYRYTELKDLFGPLVLSPNLPDRSAIQQAQGAGIPIHDWPTAGAREVAAVFDTLLDRLLRSASRAT; from the coding sequence GTGCTTGTAGCCAGCGTGTTATCTCTCAAAGGTGGTGTGGGGAAAACCACCGTCACCCTCGGTTTGGCCTCCGCCGCACGGCAGAGAGGCATCTCCACCGTCGTGGTCGATCTAGACCCCCAGAGCAACGCGACGACGACCTTGGAGCCGCAAGGGTTCGAAGCGACGATCGCTGACGTTTTGGGCAACCCCACCGTGGCTGTGATGGCTTTGGCGATTCGTCCCAGCGCGTGGGGCGAATCTGTGCGCGTTCTCGCTGGCAGCGAAGCAGCAGAACGTCACAACAATCCCGATCCAAGCAGGACACGGCTTAACCGGCTTCGAATCGGTGTGGGCCGCATCTACCCTGCGCCGGACTTGGTTCTCATTGACTGCCCGCCCTCCCTCGGGCAGCTGACGCGCAACGGCCTTGTTGCAAGCGATAGGGCAATCTTGGTGACAGAGCCAGCCCTTTACGCGGTTACAGGTGTTCAGCGCGCGCTTGAAGCTGTGCACGACGAACGGGTCAGGAGTAATCCGGGCCTGCGACCTCTCGGTGTAGTAGTGAACCGCGCTCGGACTCGCTCGGTCGAGCAGGAATATCGGTACACGGAGTTGAAAGACCTTTTCGGCCCTCTTGTCCTGAGCCCCAACTTGCCAGACCGGTCTGCGATTCAGCAGGCCCAAGGCGCAGGTATCCCGATCCACGACTGGCCCACTGCAGGCGCCCGCGAGGTTGCGGCTGTTTTCGACACGCTGCTGGACCGGTTGTTGCGATCAGCGTCCCGGGCGACCTGA
- the dinB gene encoding DNA polymerase IV, translating to MGASTGKRRLVTEDLSLVDDSECTILHADMDAFFAAVELRRRPELVGLPMMVASTAGRGVVLSATYEARAHGIRSAMPVATARSMFPQIIIVEPDHRAYSEASARIMEIFSTVTPLVEALSVDEAFLDVGGMRRIAGSPGAIAAKLRSRISSELGLTCTIGVAATKFMAKLGSGLAKPDGLLVIPPASVLSVLHPLGVESLWGVGPKTAQTLRKIGLRTVGDIAQLDKASLVSVVGVAGAEKLHELAWGRDPRSVSERPPESSMSADETFSSDINDRDELVREFLRLSDKLARRVRATGQRAKTIAVRVRFSDFTTVTRSLTLAAPTDLSRDIHAAAVLLFDKLGTGHRTLRLVGVRLEQLVAATEVTQQLAFGDEKSAGWRQAEQVADEVTARFGAGAVRPASLMRPHYPGLRGGPNRRITSVDTQS from the coding sequence ATGGGTGCAAGCACCGGGAAGCGCCGGCTTGTCACCGAAGACCTGAGCCTGGTCGATGACAGCGAATGCACCATTCTGCACGCCGATATGGATGCATTTTTTGCGGCTGTGGAATTGCGCCGACGGCCGGAACTTGTGGGCCTGCCCATGATGGTGGCATCTACGGCTGGTCGCGGCGTCGTGCTGTCGGCCACCTATGAGGCGCGGGCCCACGGGATCAGATCAGCAATGCCGGTGGCGACGGCCCGATCGATGTTTCCGCAGATCATCATCGTGGAGCCCGACCACCGGGCCTACTCCGAGGCATCAGCTCGCATCATGGAAATTTTTTCCACCGTTACCCCGCTTGTGGAAGCGCTATCAGTTGACGAGGCATTCTTGGATGTAGGTGGGATGCGCCGCATTGCCGGGAGCCCCGGCGCCATCGCCGCGAAGTTACGCAGCCGGATCTCGAGCGAGCTGGGCTTGACCTGCACGATCGGTGTCGCTGCCACCAAATTCATGGCCAAACTCGGTTCAGGTTTGGCCAAACCCGATGGCCTGCTTGTTATCCCACCTGCCAGCGTGCTTTCGGTACTGCACCCGCTGGGAGTGGAATCGCTGTGGGGCGTTGGCCCCAAAACAGCCCAGACACTCCGCAAAATCGGGCTAAGAACTGTGGGGGATATCGCCCAGTTGGATAAGGCCAGCTTGGTGAGTGTCGTGGGCGTCGCCGGAGCTGAAAAGCTGCACGAGCTGGCCTGGGGCCGAGATCCGCGCAGTGTTTCCGAGCGGCCGCCGGAGTCTTCGATGAGCGCCGACGAGACATTCTCCAGTGACATCAACGACAGAGATGAACTGGTTCGGGAATTCCTGAGGCTGTCGGACAAACTTGCCCGACGAGTGCGAGCTACCGGGCAGCGGGCGAAGACGATAGCCGTGCGGGTCCGTTTCTCCGACTTCACCACGGTCACTCGTTCACTTACCCTCGCGGCGCCCACTGACCTGTCTCGAGACATTCACGCAGCCGCTGTGCTCTTGTTCGACAAGCTCGGGACAGGCCATCGGACCCTACGGCTCGTGGGGGTGCGATTGGAGCAGCTGGTGGCGGCAACCGAGGTGACCCAGCAACTCGCATTTGGCGATGAAAAATCTGCCGGATGGCGCCAGGCGGAGCAGGTCGCCGATGAGGTCACTGCGCGATTTGGAGCAGGAGCCGTACGGCCAGCATCGTTGATGCGCCCTCATTACCCAGGGCTGCGTGGCGGCCCGAACCGGCGGATTACATCAGTCGACACCCAGTCGTAA
- a CDS encoding DUF3040 domain-containing protein, protein MPLSEHEQRMLDEIERALYEDDPKFANSVDEKRIRRRRPVIALIAFILGLVCLGAGVILAQGAPGFGIPLSVVGFLVMVGAVGLLVFGQPARSGVMQVEAPSRRTTSNLSDRMEERFRRRFDEQ, encoded by the coding sequence ATGCCGCTCTCCGAGCATGAGCAACGCATGCTTGATGAAATCGAGCGCGCACTTTACGAGGACGACCCGAAATTCGCTAACAGTGTTGACGAAAAGCGAATTCGCCGCCGTCGCCCCGTAATCGCGCTGATCGCGTTTATCCTGGGCCTGGTTTGTCTCGGCGCAGGCGTTATTTTGGCGCAAGGCGCGCCCGGTTTTGGTATTCCTTTGAGCGTTGTCGGTTTCCTGGTGATGGTGGGCGCGGTAGGCCTCCTTGTATTCGGTCAGCCGGCACGCTCAGGCGTGATGCAAGTCGAGGCTCCGTCTCGGCGAACGACATCTAACTTGTCCGATCGCATGGAAGAGCGCTTCCGCCGCAGGTTCGACGAACAGTAA
- a CDS encoding DUF3488 and transglutaminase-like domain-containing protein: protein MSTSTQPAAAPKTATGARAKKPPHSRSTSDSAYPLIGLLGALTVVAGASPLTTTLKGSSWVPAVLQVVALVWLIGFGCRLLRLPSPVVLGVQILGVITSLTSLFTDSGSWGLIPNSRVLAEAQELIRGAWSQIQNSAPPAESTPQLGFLIAITLALVALVVDFLVTELQAPALVALPLLVMYSIPASISNELLPWWTFAVPAVSYAALLAASDHAGKPTSLRAGVGVAVTGAIAVVVAVTVSLVVADSVTAIGTEGRLPRSNANSAGKDVGLSPFTSLKGNLQRGDPVDVLQVAGLTSPDYLRTAGLEVWTAGEGFSEGDPGTGTEPVTPEFPLAPLADNPSAALSVVTVQTPNFSDRYLPIYPGTATVSDLGPGWNYNRSLGSIFRPESVNPGGYSMLVALGKISPEALRADTVTAGGNLTDQAGVPISVVELARSVTASATSAFDKAFALTQYFTTPSNGFQYSLEVPSGSSGDALVDFLKNKQGYCEQYATAMTVMLRTVGIPARVAIGFTQGTETAPGAYTISSHDAHAWVEVRFDKAGWVRFDPTPLGVATGGQQGFAEPAAPSEPTPTPSATPSQSGQDDTGRPSGITQTNTVTSTQFDAGGAATGSPGRVPTWLWVGLLLVLALIGLGAAPSLLRRRRSRLRLQVAARGGADAAPAAWSEIEDLAVDHGFSFDRVATVRSVANSLATKAALGQAARAGLRRVALATEESWYSANIAVSVGAAAHHAGAVRPDGDAARVDGDAARVDGDAARVDGDAARVDGDAARVDSDAARVDGAANSDLTASVALVRTEFAHTAPLSLLDRLVPRSVRSRVRR from the coding sequence ATGAGCACCAGCACCCAGCCAGCCGCGGCGCCTAAAACTGCGACCGGAGCGCGCGCGAAAAAACCGCCGCATTCCCGCTCCACCTCCGATTCCGCCTATCCGCTGATCGGGCTCCTCGGTGCTCTCACCGTCGTTGCGGGCGCTTCGCCGCTGACAACGACGCTCAAGGGCAGCAGTTGGGTCCCCGCGGTGCTTCAGGTGGTGGCGCTCGTGTGGCTGATCGGGTTCGGCTGCCGTCTTCTCCGCCTGCCGTCACCGGTGGTGCTGGGGGTCCAGATCTTGGGTGTCATCACTAGCCTGACAAGCCTTTTCACTGATAGCGGGTCTTGGGGCCTGATTCCGAACTCGCGTGTCCTTGCCGAAGCGCAGGAACTCATCCGGGGTGCTTGGAGCCAGATTCAGAACAGCGCGCCCCCCGCTGAGTCAACGCCCCAACTCGGGTTTCTCATCGCCATTACGTTGGCTCTCGTCGCGTTGGTTGTCGATTTCCTCGTTACAGAGTTGCAGGCGCCCGCACTGGTCGCGCTCCCGCTGTTGGTGATGTATTCCATCCCAGCGTCGATTTCGAACGAACTCCTGCCGTGGTGGACGTTCGCGGTCCCCGCTGTGAGTTACGCCGCTTTACTAGCCGCGTCAGACCACGCAGGCAAGCCCACGAGCCTACGTGCGGGTGTTGGTGTCGCGGTGACCGGCGCCATCGCCGTCGTCGTGGCCGTAACCGTCAGCCTGGTGGTTGCCGACAGCGTTACAGCAATCGGTACCGAGGGCAGATTGCCGCGCTCCAACGCCAACAGCGCAGGCAAGGATGTCGGGCTTTCACCCTTCACCTCCCTGAAAGGGAACCTCCAACGCGGCGATCCGGTGGACGTACTGCAAGTCGCAGGGCTCACCAGTCCCGACTATCTGCGAACCGCCGGTCTCGAAGTATGGACGGCCGGCGAAGGGTTTTCCGAAGGCGACCCGGGAACGGGGACTGAGCCCGTAACACCGGAGTTCCCGTTGGCTCCGCTCGCCGACAACCCCAGCGCGGCGCTCTCGGTCGTGACCGTACAAACCCCCAACTTCAGCGACCGATACCTCCCCATTTACCCGGGGACCGCGACGGTCAGCGACCTTGGTCCGGGATGGAACTACAACCGCAGCCTTGGATCGATCTTCCGTCCAGAGTCAGTGAACCCCGGTGGGTACTCGATGCTTGTGGCACTGGGAAAGATCAGTCCTGAAGCGTTGCGCGCCGACACCGTGACCGCGGGCGGAAATCTCACCGACCAAGCCGGCGTACCGATCAGTGTCGTCGAACTGGCACGATCGGTCACCGCCTCGGCGACATCAGCTTTCGACAAAGCCTTCGCGCTCACGCAGTACTTCACCACTCCCTCCAACGGATTTCAATATTCTTTGGAAGTGCCCTCTGGAAGCAGCGGGGACGCCCTGGTCGACTTTCTGAAAAACAAACAGGGTTACTGCGAGCAGTACGCCACGGCCATGACGGTGATGCTTCGTACCGTGGGGATTCCCGCCCGAGTGGCCATCGGCTTCACCCAGGGAACAGAGACCGCCCCGGGCGCTTACACAATCTCCAGCCATGACGCACACGCGTGGGTCGAAGTGCGTTTCGATAAAGCTGGCTGGGTGCGGTTCGACCCGACGCCGCTTGGTGTAGCCACCGGCGGTCAGCAAGGTTTTGCCGAACCTGCCGCGCCCAGCGAACCAACCCCCACGCCCTCGGCAACGCCCAGCCAGTCCGGCCAAGACGACACCGGTCGCCCCTCGGGAATTACTCAGACCAACACCGTGACCAGCACCCAGTTCGACGCCGGTGGGGCTGCCACTGGCTCGCCAGGAAGAGTTCCCACCTGGCTCTGGGTAGGCCTGCTGCTCGTGCTCGCACTTATCGGACTGGGCGCCGCCCCTTCCCTTCTACGTCGGCGGCGTAGCCGATTGCGCCTTCAGGTCGCGGCGCGCGGCGGTGCTGATGCTGCGCCCGCGGCCTGGTCGGAGATCGAGGATCTCGCCGTTGATCACGGCTTCAGCTTCGACCGGGTTGCAACAGTACGAAGTGTTGCTAACTCCCTGGCGACCAAGGCCGCTCTGGGCCAGGCCGCGAGGGCTGGACTTCGACGTGTGGCGCTCGCCACAGAAGAGTCCTGGTATTCCGCGAACATTGCCGTGTCGGTAGGCGCAGCTGCTCACCATGCTGGCGCGGTGCGGCCCGATGGTGACGCTGCGCGGGTGGATGGTGACGCTGCGCGGGTGGATGGTGACGCTGCGCGGGTGGATGGTGACGCTGCGCGGGTGGATGGTGACGCTGCGCGGGTGGATAGTGACGCTGCGCGGGTGGATGGTGCTGCAAATAGCGACCTAACCGCGAGTGTCGCTCTGGTCAGGACAGAATTCGCCCATACCGCTCCGCTATCGCTTCTGGATCGTCTCGTGCCCCGCTCGGTTCGCTCGCGGGTACGCCGGTAG
- a CDS encoding DUF58 domain-containing protein, producing the protein MPKSDAGGAVSSFGRSHRGLTTRGRCLLAGGLAACVCAVILDERDLLRIGLVATLLPLVAWVVSASRRTQLSATHQVAPARLSPGLTGRVDLIITNTGSSQTRPIELQEAATPDLSPGAHCLIPALGRGRSAVTSYPVHAKRRGRFVIGPPHVHIADPFGTWEDSRSLPATTEVLVVPSVIPLTGTPSSGGSKSAASGRAAQGTVGGSPDIGIRQYQRGDDIRSVHWRASARHDDLMVRLTEPVSHGGASVLLDHRASAHHGTGEDSSFETAVSLAASVALHLLAGDHQVRLVSHTGKVLADGHDITDDVLASLALLETDPQRTIAASATTDTGLLVAVLGQTDRDTTKLLIAARRRASNAIALVIAAGEWDRHSATAARDFETTIEMVGLLRAAGWRVVEVHPQDSLAAIWQRACSAGDFNGGLSGGLSGGFSAGFSGGGFADGAVPTGEPVDAPDAARALR; encoded by the coding sequence GTGCCTAAGTCCGACGCCGGTGGCGCTGTTTCTAGCTTCGGTCGAAGCCACCGCGGACTCACCACGCGCGGTCGATGCCTGCTTGCCGGCGGATTGGCCGCGTGCGTCTGCGCGGTAATCCTCGACGAACGTGACTTGCTTCGGATAGGCCTTGTGGCAACGCTCTTGCCGTTGGTTGCCTGGGTCGTGTCGGCGAGTCGGCGGACGCAGTTGTCGGCAACGCACCAAGTCGCCCCCGCGAGGCTGAGCCCCGGCTTGACCGGACGCGTCGACCTCATCATCACCAACACCGGCTCTTCGCAGACGCGCCCCATCGAGTTACAGGAGGCGGCCACCCCTGATCTATCCCCCGGTGCCCACTGCCTCATCCCTGCCCTGGGGCGAGGACGCAGCGCAGTGACCAGCTATCCGGTGCACGCCAAACGCCGCGGCAGATTCGTTATCGGACCGCCCCACGTCCATATTGCCGACCCGTTCGGTACGTGGGAGGACTCTCGATCTTTGCCCGCCACCACCGAGGTGCTCGTTGTCCCCTCCGTAATTCCACTGACCGGCACTCCCTCCAGCGGTGGCTCCAAATCTGCTGCGTCAGGACGAGCCGCGCAGGGAACCGTCGGCGGCTCCCCCGATATCGGGATCAGGCAGTACCAGCGAGGCGACGATATCCGCTCGGTTCATTGGCGGGCCTCCGCCAGGCACGACGATTTGATGGTCCGACTTACCGAACCCGTTTCCCACGGTGGCGCGAGTGTGCTGCTTGACCACCGCGCAAGCGCGCACCACGGCACCGGCGAAGACTCCAGCTTCGAAACCGCCGTGAGCCTGGCTGCATCCGTGGCCTTGCATCTACTCGCAGGCGACCATCAGGTGCGATTGGTTTCTCATACAGGGAAAGTGCTCGCTGATGGCCACGACATCACCGATGACGTGTTGGCTAGCTTGGCACTCCTGGAGACAGACCCGCAGCGCACCATCGCAGCCTCGGCAACGACCGATACAGGCCTGCTCGTCGCGGTTCTCGGGCAAACAGACCGAGACACCACCAAGCTCCTCATTGCTGCAAGGCGACGGGCCAGCAACGCCATTGCATTGGTCATCGCGGCCGGCGAATGGGACCGTCACAGTGCTACAGCGGCCCGCGACTTCGAGACCACCATCGAAATGGTGGGGTTGCTCCGAGCCGCCGGCTGGCGGGTAGTCGAGGTTCACCCACAGGACAGTCTCGCCGCGATCTGGCAGCGTGCGTGTTCAGCTGGTGACTTCAACGGTGGTCTCTCCGGTGGTCTCTCCGGTGGTTTCTCCGCTGGTTTCTCCGGTGGCGGATTTGCCGACGGAGCGGTGCCGACCGGCGAACCCGTGGACGCGCCCGACGCTGCTCGGGCCCTCCGATGA
- a CDS encoding AAA family ATPase yields the protein MTQDLGASAPVGSSAAPRTDGFTPPRGHEAGPSGARDAGTHSHASSLPQSAPAAADPASIATVGGQIAAAVNKVLLGKPEVVRLAVIALLTEGHLLIEDVPGVGKTSLAKALAKTVDGTVNRVQFTPDLMPSDVTGVSVYDRQTSKFDFRPGPVFANILVADEINRASPKTQSALLEAMEEQQVTVDGTTYPLESPFLVMATQNPVEMEGTYPLPEAQRDRFLARTAIGYPDRRSEVAMLADHDRVDPLDSLTPVTDAATVKALIRGTRAIYLAPELQHYIVELVAASRVLPEVRLGASPRAALHLARAAKATAALEGRGFVVPDDIARMAIPVLSHRLLLTVEAHANRRSEADIIAGLLHAIRAPRQPGA from the coding sequence GTGACTCAGGACCTTGGCGCCTCGGCACCAGTCGGCAGTTCAGCAGCACCGCGAACCGACGGTTTTACACCGCCTCGCGGTCATGAAGCCGGTCCTTCCGGGGCCAGGGACGCTGGTACCCATTCGCACGCGAGCAGCCTCCCGCAATCCGCCCCTGCGGCTGCTGATCCGGCCAGTATTGCCACGGTTGGCGGCCAGATCGCTGCGGCCGTCAACAAGGTCTTGCTGGGAAAACCCGAGGTGGTGCGGCTGGCCGTCATCGCATTACTCACCGAAGGGCACCTTCTCATCGAAGATGTCCCAGGCGTTGGCAAGACCAGTTTGGCCAAAGCGCTGGCCAAGACCGTGGACGGCACCGTCAACCGCGTTCAGTTCACCCCTGACCTGATGCCCAGTGATGTCACCGGTGTGAGCGTCTACGACCGACAGACAAGCAAGTTCGACTTTCGCCCCGGACCGGTATTTGCCAACATTCTGGTCGCGGACGAAATCAACCGGGCATCGCCCAAAACCCAGTCAGCGCTTCTTGAAGCGATGGAGGAGCAGCAGGTCACGGTTGACGGAACCACCTACCCCCTCGAATCGCCCTTTCTCGTCATGGCCACGCAGAACCCGGTGGAGATGGAAGGAACGTATCCCCTCCCGGAGGCCCAGCGGGATCGCTTCCTGGCGCGTACAGCGATCGGCTACCCCGATCGCCGCAGCGAGGTGGCGATGCTGGCCGACCACGACCGCGTCGATCCCTTGGACTCGCTCACCCCCGTGACAGATGCGGCGACCGTGAAAGCGCTGATCCGCGGCACGAGAGCGATCTACCTCGCTCCCGAGCTGCAGCACTACATCGTGGAGTTGGTGGCCGCTTCCCGCGTCCTGCCTGAAGTACGACTAGGAGCCTCCCCGCGCGCAGCCTTGCATTTGGCACGCGCGGCCAAGGCCACTGCCGCCCTCGAAGGACGAGGATTCGTGGTGCCTGACGACATCGCAAGAATGGCGATCCCCGTGCTCTCCCACCGCCTCTTGCTAACGGTGGAGGCGCACGCGAATCGTCGCTCCGAAGCTGACATCATCGCTGGTCTCCTGCACGCCATTCGGGCGCCACGGCAACCCGGTGCCTAA
- a CDS encoding division/cell wall cluster transcriptional repressor MraZ: MEDFTFVGNFTPRMDEKGRITLPAKFRDRTAGGVMLLRGQDRALFILTLAGFAKFAHNAIHADITDERQIGFQRYMLANAEDQHPDAQGRITIPAKMRDYAQLTKDIVLNGAGLRMEVWAADRWNQYQAAQEEAYATPARGVFDA; the protein is encoded by the coding sequence GTGGAGGACTTCACTTTCGTTGGCAACTTCACCCCTCGGATGGACGAGAAGGGACGCATTACGCTGCCGGCAAAGTTTCGGGATCGAACTGCGGGCGGAGTAATGCTGCTGCGTGGCCAAGACCGCGCCTTGTTCATCCTGACGCTCGCGGGATTCGCGAAATTTGCCCACAATGCCATTCACGCTGACATCACCGATGAGCGACAGATCGGTTTCCAGCGGTACATGCTTGCCAACGCTGAGGACCAACACCCCGACGCGCAGGGCCGCATCACTATTCCGGCCAAAATGCGCGATTACGCGCAACTCACCAAAGACATCGTCCTCAACGGCGCAGGTCTTCGCATGGAGGTGTGGGCGGCCGATCGCTGGAACCAGTACCAAGCTGCGCAGGAAGAGGCGTACGCCACCCCTGCCCGGGGGGTCTTCGATGCCTAG
- the rsmH gene encoding 16S rRNA (cytosine(1402)-N(4))-methyltransferase RsmH, with protein sequence MVDEHVPVLAERVATLLGPSLQAPGSVLVDCTLGLGGHTTLMLTMYPNLRVIGIDRDPTALLMATERVAAAGFSERFDAAHAVYDEIGSVLSERGISSAQAILFDLGVSSMQLDRTERGFAYAVDAPLDMRMNPTTGITAADVLNTYAPGDIVRLLREYGDEKFATRIVSEVVKRRREEPWTTSGPLVELIRAAIPAAARRTGGHPAKRTFQALRIEVNDELGALRRAIPAAVTALAVGGRLAVISFQSLEDRIVKKLLAPQTQSSAPLDLPMDLPEFAPHLTWITRGSEAPTDDEVLANSRAASAKIRAVERIRASV encoded by the coding sequence ATGGTCGACGAGCACGTTCCGGTGCTAGCCGAACGCGTGGCGACGTTGCTGGGACCAAGCCTGCAGGCTCCGGGCTCGGTTCTCGTTGACTGCACCTTGGGCCTTGGCGGTCACACCACGCTGATGTTGACGATGTATCCGAACTTGCGGGTGATCGGGATCGACAGGGACCCCACTGCTCTACTGATGGCCACGGAGCGGGTGGCTGCCGCCGGATTCTCCGAACGCTTCGACGCCGCGCACGCCGTCTATGACGAGATCGGTTCCGTGTTGAGCGAGCGCGGGATTTCTAGCGCGCAGGCCATCTTGTTCGATCTTGGAGTTTCTTCCATGCAGCTGGATCGCACAGAGCGCGGATTTGCCTACGCCGTCGATGCTCCGCTCGATATGCGGATGAACCCGACCACGGGCATCACCGCAGCCGACGTGCTCAACACCTACGCACCCGGAGACATCGTGCGGTTGCTCCGCGAATACGGCGATGAAAAGTTCGCCACCCGCATCGTTTCCGAAGTCGTCAAAAGACGCCGGGAGGAGCCTTGGACCACGAGCGGACCACTCGTGGAACTGATCCGCGCTGCGATTCCGGCTGCGGCTCGGCGGACGGGCGGTCATCCGGCCAAACGCACCTTCCAGGCGCTGCGGATAGAGGTCAACGACGAACTTGGCGCCTTGCGCAGGGCGATCCCGGCTGCGGTCACAGCGTTGGCGGTGGGGGGCCGGCTTGCAGTCATTTCCTTCCAGAGTCTGGAAGACCGGATCGTGAAGAAATTGTTGGCGCCGCAGACACAGTCGTCTGCTCCCTTGGACCTCCCGATGGACCTGCCCGAATTTGCTCCGCACCTCACGTGGATTACCCGCGGCTCCGAAGCTCCCACCGATGACGAGGTGCTGGCCAACTCGCGCGCGGCATCGGCGAAAATCCGCGCTGTAGAACGCATTCGGGCCTCGGTATGA